From one Alicyclobacillus acidocaldarius subsp. acidocaldarius Tc-4-1 genomic stretch:
- a CDS encoding phenylacetic acid degradation protein, producing the protein MAMSQMERNRADEGATATSYDVYEIFVQTSDLEPHVHVGSLLAPSPEWALQLARENFLRRAQAVSVWAVRRDDVHATPADPDWFAREFERKYRDVSGYADNARRWKRFKAQAMNIDDVIADVRKE; encoded by the coding sequence ATGGCGATGTCACAAATGGAGCGAAATCGCGCGGATGAAGGCGCCACAGCGACGTCCTACGACGTCTACGAAATCTTCGTCCAGACCTCCGATCTCGAACCCCACGTGCATGTGGGCAGCCTGCTCGCGCCCTCGCCCGAATGGGCGCTGCAGCTTGCCCGCGAGAACTTCCTCCGGCGCGCGCAGGCCGTGAGCGTGTGGGCCGTGCGCCGCGACGACGTTCACGCCACACCGGCCGATCCCGACTGGTTCGCGCGCGAATTCGAACGGAAATACCGGGACGTGTCCGGTTATGCCGACAACGCGCGGCGGTGGAAGCGGTTCAAGGCGCAGGCGATGAACATCGACGACGTGATCGCGGACGTGCGAAAGGAGTGA